From Yersinia hibernica, a single genomic window includes:
- the thrS gene encoding threonine--tRNA ligase, with protein sequence MPVITLPDGSQRQYDHAVSVLDVALDIGPGLAKACIAGRVNGELVDASDLIESDAQLAIITTKDAEGLEILRHSCAHLLGHAIKQLWPDTKMAIGPVIDNGFYYDVDIDRTLTQEDLSLLEKRMHELADKDYDVIKKKVSWQEARDTFAARGEEYKVAILDENISRDDRPGLYHHEEYVDMCRGPHVPNMRFCHHFKLQKTSGAYWRGDSSNKMLQRIYGTAWGDKKQLNAYLQRLEEAAKRDHRKIGKQLDLYHMQEEAPGMVFWHNDGWTIFRELETFVRMKLKEYQYQEVKGPFMMDRVLWEKTGHWENYAEHMFTTSSENREYCIKPMNCPGHVQIFNQGLKSYRDLPLRMAEFGSCHRNEPSGALHGLMRVRGFTQDDAHIFCTEEQVRDEVNSCIKMVYDMYSTFGFEKIVVKLSTRPEKRIGSDDLWTRAEDDLAAALTENGIPFDYQPGEGAFYGPKIEFTLHDCLDRAWQCGTVQLDFSLPGRLSASYIGENNDRQVPVMIHRAILGSMERFIGILTEEYAGFFPTWLAPVQVVVMNITDSQSDYVQQVTKKLQDAGIRAKADLRNEKIGFKIREHTLRRVPYMLVCGDKEVESGKIAVRTRRGKDLGSLDVNVVVDQLLTEIRSRSLHQLEE encoded by the coding sequence ATGCCTGTTATTACCCTTCCTGACGGCAGTCAGCGTCAATACGATCACGCCGTTTCTGTGCTGGATGTTGCTTTAGACATTGGCCCAGGTCTGGCGAAAGCCTGTATTGCTGGTCGAGTGAATGGCGAACTGGTTGATGCCAGTGACCTTATCGAATCGGATGCGCAACTGGCCATTATCACCACTAAAGATGCTGAAGGTTTGGAGATTCTCCGCCACTCTTGTGCGCATCTGTTGGGGCACGCTATCAAGCAGCTGTGGCCAGACACCAAAATGGCAATCGGCCCAGTTATCGACAACGGGTTCTATTATGATGTCGATATTGACCGTACTCTGACGCAGGAAGATCTGAGTCTGCTGGAAAAGCGGATGCACGAACTTGCCGATAAAGATTACGACGTCATCAAGAAAAAAGTCAGTTGGCAAGAGGCTCGTGATACTTTTGCAGCGCGTGGTGAAGAGTATAAAGTGGCTATTCTTGATGAGAATATCAGCCGCGATGACCGTCCAGGTTTATATCACCATGAAGAATACGTTGATATGTGCCGTGGCCCGCATGTGCCGAATATGCGTTTCTGCCACCACTTTAAACTGCAGAAAACATCTGGAGCTTATTGGCGTGGCGACAGCAGCAACAAAATGCTGCAACGTATTTACGGCACGGCTTGGGGTGATAAGAAGCAACTGAATGCTTATCTGCAACGTCTGGAAGAAGCGGCCAAGCGCGACCATCGCAAGATTGGTAAGCAATTGGACCTTTACCACATGCAAGAAGAAGCACCGGGTATGGTGTTCTGGCACAATGACGGCTGGACTATCTTCCGTGAGCTGGAAACTTTTGTGCGCATGAAGCTCAAAGAGTATCAGTATCAGGAAGTTAAAGGGCCGTTTATGATGGACCGTGTTCTGTGGGAGAAAACAGGCCACTGGGAAAACTATGCTGAGCATATGTTTACCACTTCGTCAGAAAACCGCGAATACTGCATCAAGCCAATGAACTGCCCTGGGCATGTGCAGATATTCAACCAAGGATTGAAGTCTTACCGTGACCTGCCACTGCGTATGGCCGAATTTGGTAGTTGCCATCGTAATGAGCCATCGGGTGCACTGCACGGCTTAATGCGTGTGCGTGGCTTTACTCAAGACGATGCACACATCTTCTGTACTGAAGAGCAGGTTCGCGATGAAGTGAATAGCTGCATTAAGATGGTGTACGACATGTACAGCACCTTTGGCTTCGAAAAAATTGTGGTCAAGCTATCCACTCGGCCTGAAAAGCGCATTGGTAGTGACGATTTATGGACCCGCGCTGAAGACGATTTGGCCGCTGCGCTGACTGAAAATGGTATTCCATTTGATTATCAGCCAGGTGAAGGTGCCTTCTATGGGCCGAAAATTGAATTTACCTTGCATGATTGTTTGGATCGTGCGTGGCAGTGTGGTACCGTACAGCTCGATTTCTCATTACCGGGCCGCTTAAGTGCGTCTTACATCGGCGAAAATAACGATCGCCAGGTGCCGGTCATGATTCACCGGGCTATTTTGGGGTCAATGGAGCGCTTTATCGGTATCCTTACCGAAGAATATGCAGGCTTCTTCCCAACTTGGTTAGCTCCGGTACAAGTCGTGGTGATGAATATCACTGATAGCCAGTCTGATTATGTCCAACAAGTGACCAAAAAACTGCAAGATGCAGGGATTCGGGCAAAAGCGGACTTGAGAAATGAGAAGATTGGCTTTAAAATTCGTGAACATACGTTGCGTCGGGTTCCTTATATGTTGGTCTGTGGTGATAAAGAGGTCGAGTCAGGCAAGATTGCCGTTCGTACCCGCCGCGGGAAAGACTTAGGAAGCTTGGATGTCAACGTGGTCGTAGACCAGCTGCTAACTGAAATTCGCAGCCGTAGTCTTCATCAACTGGAGGAATAA
- the infC gene encoding translation initiation factor IF-3: MKGGKRVQPARPNRINKEIRATEVRLTGVDGEQIGIVSLNEALEKAEEAGVDLVEISPNAEPPVCRIMDYGKFLYEKSKSTKEQKKKQKVIQVKEIKFRPGTDDGDYQVKLRNLIRFLEDGDKAKITLRFRGREMAHQQIGMEVLNRVKKDLTEDSDLAVVESFPTRIEGRQMIMVLAPKKRQ; the protein is encoded by the coding sequence ATTAAAGGCGGAAAACGAGTTCAACCGGCGCGTCCTAATCGCATCAACAAAGAGATTCGCGCCACAGAAGTTCGCTTAACAGGCGTCGATGGTGAGCAGATTGGCATTGTCAGTCTGAATGAAGCTCTTGAAAAAGCTGAGGAAGCTGGTGTTGATTTAGTAGAAATCAGTCCGAATGCCGAGCCGCCGGTTTGCCGTATTATGGATTACGGCAAATTCCTCTATGAGAAGAGCAAGTCGACAAAAGAACAGAAGAAGAAGCAAAAAGTCATTCAGGTCAAGGAAATTAAATTCCGTCCTGGTACCGATGATGGCGACTATCAGGTCAAACTACGCAACCTGATTCGCTTTCTGGAAGATGGCGATAAAGCCAAAATCACGCTGCGATTCCGTGGGCGTGAAATGGCGCACCAACAGATCGGCATGGAAGTCCTTAACCGTGTCAAAAAAGATCTGACTGAAGATTCTGATCTGGCCGTTGTGGAGTCTTTCCCGACTCGTATCGAAGGCCGTCAGATGATCATGGTGCTCGCACCTAAGAAGAGACAGTAA
- the rplT gene encoding 50S ribosomal protein L20, translated as MARVKRGVVARARHKKILKQAKGYYGARSRVYRVAFQAVIKAGQYAYRDRRQRKRQFRQLWIARINAAARQNDMSYSKFINGLKKASIEIDRKILADIAVFDKVAFSALVEKAKAALA; from the coding sequence ATGGCTCGCGTAAAACGTGGTGTGGTAGCACGTGCACGTCACAAAAAAATCTTAAAGCAGGCGAAAGGTTACTACGGTGCCCGTTCGCGCGTTTATCGTGTTGCTTTCCAGGCAGTAATCAAGGCAGGCCAATACGCCTACCGTGACCGCCGTCAACGGAAGCGTCAATTCCGCCAACTGTGGATTGCACGTATCAACGCAGCTGCTCGTCAGAATGACATGTCTTACAGCAAATTCATTAATGGTCTGAAAAAGGCTTCTATTGAAATTGACCGTAAGATTTTGGCTGACATCGCGGTATTCGATAAAGTGGCATTCTCTGCACTAGTCGAAAAAGCGAAAGCAGCTCTGGCGTAA
- a CDS encoding DUF554 domain-containing protein, producing the protein MVGPFINSAGIILGGILGVLLARHVPTRLQEGLPATFALASISIGIVMVVKVSFMPAVILALIVGTALGELLSLEQGVKWGANKTRGLLERIIPSRSTLPPQEFAQSFTAMIVLFCASGLGVVGSLTEGITGDFQLLFVKALMDFFTALIFSISLGIALIAIAIPQLLIQIALILLAKLIMPYMDEIAFADFSACGGIIMIAVGLRIAQIKVFAVVNFLPALLFVVPISYLWRHFMT; encoded by the coding sequence ATGGTTGGTCCATTTATTAACAGTGCGGGAATTATCCTTGGTGGTATTTTGGGGGTATTACTCGCCCGTCATGTCCCCACACGTTTGCAAGAGGGATTGCCAGCAACATTTGCTTTGGCGTCAATTTCCATCGGTATTGTGATGGTGGTAAAAGTCAGTTTTATGCCGGCCGTGATCCTGGCATTAATTGTTGGGACGGCGCTGGGGGAGCTATTATCTCTTGAACAAGGGGTGAAATGGGGGGCAAATAAAACTCGTGGCTTATTGGAGCGCATTATTCCTTCGCGTAGCACTTTGCCGCCGCAGGAGTTTGCACAAAGTTTTACCGCAATGATTGTGCTATTTTGTGCCAGTGGGTTAGGGGTTGTCGGCTCTTTAACGGAAGGTATTACCGGTGATTTCCAACTGCTCTTTGTGAAAGCCCTGATGGACTTTTTCACCGCGCTAATATTTTCCATTTCACTGGGTATTGCGCTGATCGCGATTGCTATCCCGCAATTACTCATCCAAATCGCATTAATTTTACTGGCAAAACTTATCATGCCCTACATGGATGAGATCGCCTTTGCTGATTTTTCGGCTTGCGGTGGGATTATTATGATTGCGGTAGGATTACGAATTGCTCAAATTAAAGTATTTGCTGTGGTCAATTTTCTGCCCGCGTTACTATTCGTCGTGCCAATCTCTTATTTATGGCGTCATTTCATGACGTAA
- the rpmI gene encoding 50S ribosomal protein L35, which translates to MPKIKTVRGAAKRFKKTANGGFKRKHANLRHILTKKATKRKRHLRPKGLVSKNDLGLVVACLPYA; encoded by the coding sequence ATGCCAAAAATTAAGACAGTACGCGGCGCCGCTAAGCGCTTCAAAAAGACCGCTAATGGTGGTTTTAAGCGTAAGCATGCTAACCTGCGTCATATTTTGACCAAAAAAGCTACTAAGCGTAAACGTCATTTACGTCCAAAAGGCCTGGTATCTAAGAACGATCTGGGTCTGGTCGTAGCATGTCTGCCGTACGCATAA
- the pheS gene encoding phenylalanine--tRNA ligase subunit alpha, with amino-acid sequence MPHLAELVANAKAAVEDAQDVAALDLVRVEYLGKKGHLTLQMTSLRELPAEERPAAGAVINQAKQEVQEALNARKEKLESAVLNARLAAETIDVSLPGRRMENGGLHPVTRTIDRIETFFGELGFSVESGPEIEDDYHNFDALNIPAHHPARADHDTFWFDATRLLRTQTSGVQIRTMQAQQPPIRIIVPGRVYRNDYDQTHTPMFHQMEGLIVDRDISFTNLKGTLHDFLRNFFEEDLQIRFRPSYFPFTEPSAEVDVMGKNGKWLEVLGCGMVHPNVLRNVGIDPEVYSGFAFGMGMERLTMLRYGVTDLRAFFENDLRFLKQFK; translated from the coding sequence ATGCCACATCTCGCAGAGCTGGTTGCTAACGCGAAAGCAGCCGTAGAAGATGCCCAAGATGTTGCCGCGTTGGATTTGGTACGCGTCGAATATTTAGGCAAGAAAGGCCATTTGACCCTTCAAATGACATCACTGCGCGAACTACCAGCTGAAGAACGTCCAGCTGCCGGCGCTGTCATTAATCAGGCCAAACAAGAAGTACAAGAAGCACTTAACGCTCGCAAGGAAAAGCTGGAATCAGCGGTGCTGAATGCCCGACTGGCAGCTGAAACCATTGATGTCTCTTTACCGGGGCGTCGTATGGAAAATGGTGGGTTGCATCCGGTCACTCGCACTATTGATCGTATCGAGACTTTCTTTGGTGAATTGGGCTTTTCGGTTGAGTCTGGCCCTGAAATTGAAGATGACTACCATAACTTCGATGCATTGAATATTCCCGCGCATCACCCAGCTCGTGCTGACCATGATACATTCTGGTTTGATGCCACTCGATTGCTGCGTACGCAGACATCTGGCGTGCAGATTCGCACTATGCAGGCTCAGCAACCCCCGATTCGAATTATCGTGCCTGGCCGTGTTTATCGTAATGATTATGACCAAACACACACGCCGATGTTCCATCAAATGGAAGGGCTGATTGTTGACCGTGATATCAGCTTTACCAATCTGAAAGGCACGTTGCATGATTTTCTGCGTAATTTCTTCGAAGAAGATCTACAGATTCGTTTCCGCCCATCTTATTTCCCGTTTACCGAGCCATCAGCTGAAGTTGATGTGATGGGCAAAAATGGTAAATGGCTGGAAGTGCTGGGTTGCGGCATGGTGCACCCCAATGTATTGCGAAACGTAGGTATTGACCCTGAGGTTTATTCAGGTTTTGCATTTGGTATGGGGATGGAGCGCTTAACGATGCTGCGTTACGGTGTCACTGATTTGCGGGCCTTCTTCGAAAATGACCTGCGTTTCCTCAAACAGTTTAAGTAA
- the pheM gene encoding pheST operon leader peptide PheM, whose protein sequence is MHAVTFRFFFYFSA, encoded by the coding sequence ATGCATGCAGTTACTTTTCGCTTCTTTTTTTACTTTAGCGCCTGA
- a CDS encoding KTSC domain-containing protein, with product MQRQPVTSSRILSIGYDPENRMLEIQFREQGIYQYLGVPERVHQNFLSVVSKGRFFDGVIKGKFLCRKIG from the coding sequence TTGCAGCGACAACCTGTTACATCCTCCAGAATTTTGTCGATTGGTTATGATCCCGAAAATCGCATGCTGGAGATACAGTTCCGTGAACAAGGGATTTACCAATATCTTGGCGTCCCTGAGCGCGTTCACCAGAATTTTCTATCTGTCGTTTCGAAAGGTCGTTTTTTTGATGGCGTAATAAAAGGCAAGTTTTTGTGCCGTAAAATTGGCTAG